TAGGAGTCTGGGCCGTGTCTCAGTCCCAGTGTGGCTGATCATCCTCTCAAACCAGCTAGAGATCGTCGCCTTGGTAGGCCATTACCCCACCAACTAGCTAATCTCACTTGGGCTAATCAAATGGCACGAGGCCCGAAGGTCCCCCGCTTTGGTCCGTAGACATTATGCGGTATTAGCAGTCGTTTCCAACTGTTGTCCCCCACCATAAGGCATATTCCCAAGCATTACTCACCCGTCCGCCGCTCGACGCCGAAGTACAAGTACTTCTCGTTTCCGCTCGACTTGCATGTGTTAAGCCTGCCGCCAGCGTTCAATCTGAGCCATGATCAAACTCTTCAATTAAAATCGTTTGTGGTCCGAAGACCGACTCAATGAATCTGTACTTGTTTGTCTCCGCTTTAAAAAGCAGAAGCAAACCATAAAACTATGAATAGTTTTGTGTGTCATTCATCATTAAGTTGTTTTTTTGCTACCGAAGTAGCTTATGTAAAATCAACATTAACGTGAGTGCCCACACAAATTGCATGATAACTATTTTTTAAAGAACCTCCCGAAATCTTCTTTCGAGACCCTCACCAGTCGCATTCGCCGGTCAGGAACAGGACGCGCATTCTACGCTCCTTAGTTTCGATGTCAACAACTTTTTGAAAGTTTTGTTGGCTGTTCAAGTGATGTTTGTATCTCTTAAACTTATCAAAACACTTCGTTGGGCTGCCCCATGGAAGTGGATGCGCATTGTAGAGATTTTCTTGCAGACGTCAACAGCTTTTTTCAAATAACAATTCAAGCGCTGACATTTTAATCAAAACAAAGGTTTTAACGGCAAAAGCTGGCCAGAAAAGGCAAACAATAAGCCATTTGCCATGTATAAATGAACAGGAGATATATCTAAATATTTGTTCTATATTGAGGGGGATACACTTTGTAATGTCCTGTAATGGTAATCTGACAAATTTTATGTAAGCAGTATCTTCTATAGATGGCTTGAGAATAATAACAATGAAAAAAACAATCAGCTTAATACTCCCTTTACTCCTGCTTAACTTTCTTAGCTTGAATGCCTTCTCGGAAGAATTATCAAAGCAAGAAAAATTTATTACTAAACTCCTTAACCAGCAAGTCAGGCAACATATCTCGCTGCAACACAGTGTTGCTTCCATTTTAAAGCGTTACCCTGAGCAAGTTGAAACTGTGCTGGAAGTTGCCTTAGCCTCTTATCCGTCTAAATACCGCCAAATCATAATAGGTGCATTGCGGGCTGAACCGGCACTGGCCCCTGAAGTCGTAGAAACCATGATCACTGCAGACGTTACCGACAGTGAAAACATAGTGCGCATCGCGGTAGAAGCCGAACCGGCTTATGCCAAAGAAATCGTTAACATTGCCGCTTCGCACCGCCCCCGGGAAATAGAGGAAATTGTTCGCGTAGCCATCATCACCGAACCTTTTGTCACTGACGATGTGATTGACGATACCCTACTAAGTTACCCAGGAAAACTTCTCGACATTCTTACCGGCGCCATGAAAGCCCTGCCGGATCAGGTTGCAGGTTTAGTAAAAAGTGCATTAACCCTTTATCCTGAAGAAGCCAAAGAGATTGTTTCTCTTGCGGTAAGCTCCAGCCAGGCACAACAGACCAGAGAAATTATCAGTGCTGCGGTTGAAGCGGGCGCCCATGAAGATTCCGTTATTGCCGCAGCAATTGCCGGCGGCGCCAAACAGGAAGAGCTGGCCAAACGCTAATCCGGCGCGCTTTATTTCCGACATAAAAAACCCGGCCTGCTCGCCGGGTTTCTTTCATTCGTTTTATACCAAACGTTAAAAAGTTACTTTTCTCTGGCAACGGCCCGGTAAGCAATATCCGTGCGGTAATACATATCCTGCCAGTTAATTTGCCCGACCAATTTATAAGCCTGTGCTTGTGCTTCGGTTACCGTGTCACCTAAAGCCGTAGCGCATAATACCCGGCCACCGGCAGTCACCACCTGATCGTCAGCAACTTTAGTACCGGCATGGAAGACCTTTGCCTGCTCACCTGTATCTGTCTCCAAACCGGAAATAGCCAGCCCCTGCTGATACTGGTTCGGATAACCTCCGGCAGCAAGTACAACCCCGACCGCAGCCCGGAGATCAAAGTCGATACTGGCCTGATCCAGCTCACCGCGGCAAGCCAGCAAACAAAGTTCAACCAGATCCGACTGCAAACGCATCATAATCGGCTGGGTTTCCGGATCGCCAAAGCGGCAGTTATACTCCAGCACTTTAGCGGTACCGTCTTCGGCAATCATCAAGCCAGCATATAAAAAGCCGGTATAGGTATTACCTTCTTGTGCCATACCGTCAACCGTTGGCCGGATCACATTGGCCATGGCCCAGTCGTTCACCGCCTGGGTAACAACCGGAGCAGGCGAGTAGGCGCCCATGCCGCCGGTATTTGGTCCTTTATCGCCGTTATCCCGGGCTTTATGATCCTGTGAAGAAGCAAATGACAAAATATTTTTGCCGTCAACCATCACGATAAAGCTGGCTTCTTCACCGGTAAGAAACTCTTCAATCACCACCCGGCTGCCGGCATCGCCAAATTTATTGCCTGCCAACATATCTTCAATAGCAGCGAACGCCTGCTGCTCGTTTTCGGCAATGATCACCCCCTTACCTGCCGCAAGACCATCGGCCTTGATCACTATTGGCGTACCCTGCTGACGCACGTATTCTTTGGCAGGTTCGATTTCGGTAAAGTTTTGATAAGCCGCGGTGGGAATATTATGACGGGCAAAAAAGTCCTTGGAAAAGGCCTTGGAACCTTCAAGCTGTGCCGCGCCTTTTGTCGGACCAAAAATATTCAGGCCTGCCGCACGGAACTCATCAACAACACCGATCACCAGCGGCGCTTCCGGGCCGACAATAGTTAATTCGATCTGGTTACTTTGGGCAAATGCCAGGAGCGCCGGAATATCCGTAGCGCCGATAGCGACATTTTCAATTTTTTCTTCATTTACCGTGCCGGCATTCCCCGGAGCAACATACACTTTAGTGACATTAGCCGACTGAGCCGCTTTCCATGCCAGTGCATGTTCGCGACCACCACCACCGATAACCAAAACCTTCATTTATTTAGTTCCTAAAAATTATCTAAACCACAAATAAAAAGGAGCAGCTGATATCAGGCTGCCCCTTCCAATATTATTTCTTCACAAATTTTAATGTCATGCGATCACTTTCGCCAATCGCCAGGTATTTTTCTTTATCCTTGTCCCCTAAACGCAGCACCGGCGGTAAAGTCCACACCCCTTTAGGGTGATCGGCGGTATCCTTAGGGTTGGCATTGACTTCACTGCTGTCGGCAAGGGTGAAGCCGGCTGCTTTGGCCAGTTTTACCACATCGGCCTGGGGGAAATAACCCGAACGTTTATTTTTCTCCCATTCCATATCCACCGGCATTCTGTGTTCAACCACACCTAATACACCGCCTTTTTTCAGGGCCTTGGCAGCATCCTTAAACAACTGGCCAACGCCTTCATGGCCCCAGTTATGTAAGTTACGGAATGTAAGCACCATATCCGCACTGCCGGCAGGCGCCAGCTCACTCGGCTTTTTCGGAACGAAGTTTGTCAGCTCCACTTCACTGAACACAGGATTACCTGCCAATTTCTTTTCCAGGCGCTTGCGGGAATTGCTGTAATAATTATCTTCGCCGGTATCCGGGTAATGGGCACCGTATAATTTACCTGAGCCTTTCAGGGTCGGTGCCAAAATTTCCGTGTACCAGCCGCCGCCAGGGGCAACTTCAACCACAGTCATTTCCGGCTTAAAGCCAAAGAAGCTTAAGGTTTGCTTGGGGTGACGATAAACATCACGGGCTTTGTTTTTATCGGATCTGTGTTCCCCGGCAATTGCCTGGGTCAGTTTATCCGTATCTGCATGTGCCGCAGTATAACTTGATGCCAGTATCCCGAATGTTAACAGGGATGCCGTTGTTAAAGATTTTATTATTGTCATAGCCTTCTTCCATTTATAGGGTGTATCAAACAGATTAGTTATAACAGATTTTTCCTGGCAAAACAGTGCCGTTACTCGCGTTATTTGTACCGGTCAACGCAAAATAACGGCACAGCCCCGCACAGCCTAAAGTCGGGCGGGGCTTAAACGCAATTAGTGACGGAAATGACGCATACCGGTGAAGACCATGGCAATACCATGTTCATCGGCAGCGGCGATCACTTCTTCATCGCGCATAGAACCGCCCGGCTGGATCACCGCAGTGATGCCGGCTTCGGCGGCGGCATCCAGGCCATCACGGAACGGGAAGAAGGCATCAGAAGCCATAACCGAGCCTTTCACTTCCAGGTTCTCGTCGGCAGCTTTGATACCGGCGACCTTGGCGGAGTATACCCGGCTCATTTGCCCGGCGCCGACCCCTATGGTCTGGCTGTTTTTCACATAAACAATAGCGTTGGACTTCACATATTTCGCCACTTTCCAGCAAAATTGTAGATCACGCATCTCATCCGCCGTCGGCTGACGTTTAGTAACCACTTTTAATTCGTCTTCAGTGACCTTGCCCTGGTCCCTATCCTGCAGCAACAAACCGCCGTTAACGCGCTTATAATCCAAGCCTGTGGTTTCACTGTCCCACTGGCCGCATACCAGCAAACGTACATTCGGCTTGGCAGAAACCACTTGCTTAGCTTCATCTGATACCTGAGGGGCGATAATCACTTCCACGAACTGACGGGAAATAATCGCCTCCGCCGTTTGCGCATCCAGTTCCCGGTTAAAGGCGATAATACCGCCAAAAGCCGATGTTGGATCTGTGGTATAGGCACTTTCGTAAGCCGCCAGGATATTATCCCCGATAGCAACCCCGCAAGGGTTGGCATGCTTGACGATAACACAAGCAGGCTCGGCAAATTCTTTTACACATTCCAGCGCGGCATCGGTGTCGGCAATATTATTGTAGGAAAGGGCCTTACCCTGTAACTGCTGTGCCGTAGATACCGAAGCTTCCTCCGGCTGGGCTTCCACATAAAAAGCCGCATCCTGGTGAGAGTTTTCACCGTAACGCAGATCCTGCTTCTTGATAAACTGGCTGTTAAAGGTGCGCGGGAACTTGTTGTTTTCTTTTTGCCCGCTTTCCTCGCCGCCATAGGCAGGTAACATCTTGCCGAAATAGTTGGCGATCATGCCGTCATAGGCAGCCGTGTGCTCGTAGGCGGCAATGGCAAGATCAAAACGGGTTTGGTAATGCAGCGAATCACCGTTTTCATCCATTTCTTTTAATATCCGCCCATAGTCGCCGGCATTAACGACAATAGTCACATCTTTATGGTTCTTCGCCGCAGCGCGCACCATAGTCGGCCCGCCGATATCGATATTTTCGATGGCATCTTCCAGGGTGCAGTTGTCGTTAGCAACGGTTTTGGCAAAAGGATATAAGTTTACCGCCACCAGGTCGATAGCACTGATATTATGCTCAGCCATCACCCCTTCATCGAAATCACGACGGCCCAGGATGCCGCCGTGTACTTTGGGATGCAGAGTTTTAACACGTCCGTCCATGATCTCCGGGTGTCCGGTGTAGTCGGAAACTTCGGTGACTTCAATGCCATTTTCCAACAGTAATTTCGCGGTGCCGCCGGTGGATAATAATTCGATGCCTTTGTTTGCCAGGGCACGGGCAAATTCGACTATACCGGTTTTATCAGAAACACTTAACAGTGCGCGTTTAATAGGGCGTGGGGTATCCATAGCTGTTTTATTTACCTTTATATAAGTTAAAACTCAGATATCTTTGCTGCATTTTTCCGGCGCTATTGTATCGCCGAAGCTGTCTTATACCTAGCAGATTAAGCACAAGACAGAAAAACTCCGTTTTACCGGCCTGGCCCATGGCTATTCGCGAGCAAACCGTTTTACTTCCCTGCAATTCCTGTCACTTATGTCAGAATAACGACCGCCATAAGCAAAAAAAGCACCCGAAGGTGCTTAATTTTAAAGTGGTAAAACCGATATTAATTCATACCGTATTTTTTTAATTTTTTACGTAAGGTACCGCGGTTGATACCCAGTAAGTTAGCAGCGCGGGTTTGGTTGCCACGGGTGTACTGCATAACTTCTTCCAGCATAGGCGCTTCAATTTCAGAAAGTACCAGCTCGTACATATCGTCAACATCATTACCGTTTAATTGAGATAAGTAATTTTTAATAGCTACTTTAGCCTGGGTGCGTAAAGGCGACGCCTTTGTCTGAGTTTGCAGGTCACCGGTAATGAATGGAGAGGAAATATTTTGTTCAAACATAAAGTTCAGACTCTTTCTTAAGTTAATTTATCAAAATACAGATTTAATGCATCCAGTTGTTCATTAGTGGACTCTAATGCATTAAATATTGATCGAAACGCTTTGTCCTGATCATGCGCCTGCATATACCAGGATACGTGCTTACGGGCGAATCGTACACCCATGAAGTCACCGTAAAATTTATGTAACTCCTTTACATGCCCAATTAATATTGAACGGATTTCTTCCATGGAAGGAGCCGACATATGCGTACCGGTTTCAAGGAAATGATTCATTTCCCTAAAAATCCAGGGGCGTCCCTGGGCGGCACGGCCTATCATAATGGCGTCAGCTCCGGTGTAGCTCAATACATGCTCGGCGGTTTCCACCGAACTAATATCGCCATTTGCTACCACGGGAATGGTAATAGCCTTTTTAATCGCCTTAATGGTGTCATACTCGGCGTCACCTTTATAAAAGTCACACCGGGTACGGCCATGGACAGCCAACGACTGTATGCCGTTGCCCTCAGCGATTTTCGCAATTTCCACCCCGTTTCGGGTATTTTCACACCATCCTGTGCGAATTTTCAGCGTTACCGGAATATCAACCGCATTGACCACAGCTTTCACAATAGCTTCAACCTGTGACGGCTCTTTCAATAACGCTGAGCCCGCTAATTTTTTGTTGACCTTTTTCGCCGGACATCCCATGTTGATATCAATAATCTGGGCGCCGTGCTCAACATTTACCTGAGCCGCATAAGCCATCTCCTCTGGATCTGAACCGGCAATCTGGACAGAACGTATCCCGGCTTCGGCACTATGCAACAACCTGCGTTTGGACTTTTCCGTTTTCCATACTTTCGGGTTCGCCGAAAGCATTTCAGATACCGCCAACCCCGCGCCGAGCGAACAACACAATTGTCTAAACGGTTGATCGGTAATTCCTGCCATAGGGGCAAGCATCACATTACTGGCTAATTGGTACGGACCTATTTTCACGCTGGTGTTTTTTTGAGCTCTGAGTCAAAAGGGCGCTAAGTTTACGTGTTTTTATTGAGATTGGAAAGGATATAAATTGAACAAAAATTGATTTTTTTCATCATTTTCATATTGACATTTTGCAATTTGCCGATGTGAGCAGAAATCATTCAATTCATAATGACTTCTGCTCAAAAAAACGGCTTTTTTAGGAACTTTTTCTTCGCCCGACTCTTCGCCCGGATAAGCGCACCCACTCTTCTTTTACCGCCACAGGCTCCATGTCACACCAGTTGCCGTATAGAGTTTGCAGTTCTTCCGCCTGATTTTCCAGCACCCCGGATAATGCCAGCAGGCCGTCTTCGGCAACAAACTCGGTAATCACCGGCGCCAGTTCACGCAAAGGACCGGCCAAAATATTGGCTACCACTACGTCGCTCTTAAGTTTCGGCTGATCTTTAGGCAGGTAAAGTTCCAGACGATCTTCCACCTGGTTACGTTTGGCATTTTCCAGGCTGGCCTGCAATGCCTGTGGGTCGATATCTATGCCGATCACCTTTTTCGCGCCGAGTTTCAACGCCGCCAAAGATAAGATGCCTGAGCCGCAGCCAAAGTCCACCACGGTTTTCCCGGTTAAATCCAGGCCATCGAGCCAGGTAAGACACAAGGCCGTAGTAGGATGGGTGCCGGTGCCAAATGCCAGGCCGGGGTCGAGCATAACATTAACGGCATTTTCATCCGGCACTTCGCGCCAGCTGGGACAAATCCACAAACGTTCGCCAAACTTCATCGGATGGAAGTTGTCCATCCACTCCCGCTCCCAGTCCTTGTCTTCAAGCTGCTCCAGCTTATATTGCATATTTTCCTTATCCGGATGTATGCCCTTTAAGTAATTAAGCACCTTATCCATATCATGGCTGGCATCATAAAGGCCCATCACCACAGTATTTGACCAGTAAACCACTTCATCCCCCGGCAAAGGTTCATAAATAGGGGTGTCTTGGGCATCGATAAAAGTTACGGCCTGTGCGCCGCAGGCCGTTAGCCAGTTACTGTATTTTTCTGCGGTATCTTCATCAGCATTTAATCTAAGCTGTATCCAGGGCATGGGAGATCTCTGTTTGTCTTTACTTACTATATAGGTTGGCCCTAGTTTAGCATCCATTGAATTGTCAGCATACTGGCATAAGCTTAGAAATAGTTATTTATTCAGCTCATTCCGCGGAGCAAGCCCTGTTGATAAAACCTGTCTTATTTATGATCACGTCCTTCTTTTGTTCTCAGCCCCAGGCGAAAGATATCCGCTTTGTCACCGAAGAACTGCCTCCCTTTCAATTCACAGGAGCAGACAATCAGGTAGACGGCGCCATCACGGAACTGGTCAGGGCAATGATCAAAGAAAGTCGGTTATCGGCAAGCATTCATATTTATCCCTGGGCCAGAAGCTACCAAACCGCCCTAACCCGGGCAGATACCATCATCTTTTCCGTGCTCAGGACCGAACAGAGGGAAAACGACTTCCGCTGGATCGGCAAACTCTATTCGTTAACCACCCACCTGGCGGCCCTGAAATCGCGCCCCGATATAGTGGTCAACAAGCTCAATGATGCCAAACAATATAAAATAGGCTCCGTCAGGGGAGATTCGGGGGAAGCCTATTTAAAAAAGAAAGGATTTATATCAAAGAAAAATTACTACACCAATAGTAAATATAGCGTCTTGTGGGGACAATTATTTAACGGCAGAATCGACTTAGCTATCACCAACAACATTCTGTGGGAATATGAAGTCAGGGACGCCGGTTATGATCCAACAAATTTAATCCTGATTTACCAGCTGGACGATATCGCATCGGATCTCTATATGGCTGCCAATAGGAGTATGGACGCCTCCGTGATTGATAAATTATCAAAAGCACTGGAAAAACTTAAAAAAAATGGTCAATATCAAGCCATACTGACCAAATGGCAACTTTAGCATTTAATCAATAAGACAGTGATATGAAGTATTTTCCCGTTTTTCTCGATGGCAGTAAGATTAACGCTATCGTTATTGGCGGTGGTGATGTTGCCGCCCGTAAAATTGAGTTGCTGCTCAA
This genomic window from Thalassomonas viridans contains:
- the purD gene encoding phosphoribosylamine--glycine ligase, with the translated sequence MKVLVIGGGGREHALAWKAAQSANVTKVYVAPGNAGTVNEEKIENVAIGATDIPALLAFAQSNQIELTIVGPEAPLVIGVVDEFRAAGLNIFGPTKGAAQLEGSKAFSKDFFARHNIPTAAYQNFTEIEPAKEYVRQQGTPIVIKADGLAAGKGVIIAENEQQAFAAIEDMLAGNKFGDAGSRVVIEEFLTGEEASFIVMVDGKNILSFASSQDHKARDNGDKGPNTGGMGAYSPAPVVTQAVNDWAMANVIRPTVDGMAQEGNTYTGFLYAGLMIAEDGTAKVLEYNCRFGDPETQPIMMRLQSDLVELCLLACRGELDQASIDFDLRAAVGVVLAAGGYPNQYQQGLAISGLETDTGEQAKVFHAGTKVADDQVVTAGGRVLCATALGDTVTEAQAQAYKLVGQINWQDMYYRTDIAYRAVAREK
- the fis gene encoding DNA-binding transcriptional regulator Fis, with the protein product MFEQNISSPFITGDLQTQTKASPLRTQAKVAIKNYLSQLNGNDVDDMYELVLSEIEAPMLEEVMQYTRGNQTRAANLLGINRGTLRKKLKKYGMN
- a CDS encoding substrate-binding periplasmic protein: MIKPVLFMITSFFCSQPQAKDIRFVTEELPPFQFTGADNQVDGAITELVRAMIKESRLSASIHIYPWARSYQTALTRADTIIFSVLRTEQRENDFRWIGKLYSLTTHLAALKSRPDIVVNKLNDAKQYKIGSVRGDSGEAYLKKKGFISKKNYYTNSKYSVLWGQLFNGRIDLAITNNILWEYEVRDAGYDPTNLILIYQLDDIASDLYMAANRSMDASVIDKLSKALEKLKKNGQYQAILTKWQL
- the prmA gene encoding 50S ribosomal protein L11 methyltransferase, which codes for MPWIQLRLNADEDTAEKYSNWLTACGAQAVTFIDAQDTPIYEPLPGDEVVYWSNTVVMGLYDASHDMDKVLNYLKGIHPDKENMQYKLEQLEDKDWEREWMDNFHPMKFGERLWICPSWREVPDENAVNVMLDPGLAFGTGTHPTTALCLTWLDGLDLTGKTVVDFGCGSGILSLAALKLGAKKVIGIDIDPQALQASLENAKRNQVEDRLELYLPKDQPKLKSDVVVANILAGPLRELAPVITEFVAEDGLLALSGVLENQAEELQTLYGNWCDMEPVAVKEEWVRLSGRRVGRRKSS
- a CDS encoding class I SAM-dependent methyltransferase, coding for MTIIKSLTTASLLTFGILASSYTAAHADTDKLTQAIAGEHRSDKNKARDVYRHPKQTLSFFGFKPEMTVVEVAPGGGWYTEILAPTLKGSGKLYGAHYPDTGEDNYYSNSRKRLEKKLAGNPVFSEVELTNFVPKKPSELAPAGSADMVLTFRNLHNWGHEGVGQLFKDAAKALKKGGVLGVVEHRMPVDMEWEKNKRSGYFPQADVVKLAKAAGFTLADSSEVNANPKDTADHPKGVWTLPPVLRLGDKDKEKYLAIGESDRMTLKFVKK
- the dusB gene encoding tRNA dihydrouridine synthase DusB, which codes for MKIGPYQLASNVMLAPMAGITDQPFRQLCCSLGAGLAVSEMLSANPKVWKTEKSKRRLLHSAEAGIRSVQIAGSDPEEMAYAAQVNVEHGAQIIDINMGCPAKKVNKKLAGSALLKEPSQVEAIVKAVVNAVDIPVTLKIRTGWCENTRNGVEIAKIAEGNGIQSLAVHGRTRCDFYKGDAEYDTIKAIKKAITIPVVANGDISSVETAEHVLSYTGADAIMIGRAAQGRPWIFREMNHFLETGTHMSAPSMEEIRSILIGHVKELHKFYGDFMGVRFARKHVSWYMQAHDQDKAFRSIFNALESTNEQLDALNLYFDKLT
- the purH gene encoding bifunctional phosphoribosylaminoimidazolecarboxamide formyltransferase/IMP cyclohydrolase; this encodes MDTPRPIKRALLSVSDKTGIVEFARALANKGIELLSTGGTAKLLLENGIEVTEVSDYTGHPEIMDGRVKTLHPKVHGGILGRRDFDEGVMAEHNISAIDLVAVNLYPFAKTVANDNCTLEDAIENIDIGGPTMVRAAAKNHKDVTIVVNAGDYGRILKEMDENGDSLHYQTRFDLAIAAYEHTAAYDGMIANYFGKMLPAYGGEESGQKENNKFPRTFNSQFIKKQDLRYGENSHQDAAFYVEAQPEEASVSTAQQLQGKALSYNNIADTDAALECVKEFAEPACVIVKHANPCGVAIGDNILAAYESAYTTDPTSAFGGIIAFNRELDAQTAEAIISRQFVEVIIAPQVSDEAKQVVSAKPNVRLLVCGQWDSETTGLDYKRVNGGLLLQDRDQGKVTEDELKVVTKRQPTADEMRDLQFCWKVAKYVKSNAIVYVKNSQTIGVGAGQMSRVYSAKVAGIKAADENLEVKGSVMASDAFFPFRDGLDAAAEAGITAVIQPGGSMRDEEVIAAADEHGIAMVFTGMRHFRH